In a genomic window of Nothobranchius furzeri strain GRZ-AD chromosome 14, NfurGRZ-RIMD1, whole genome shotgun sequence:
- the pnkd gene encoding probable hydrolase PNKD, producing MAFPDWMLSLAATASFFCFFCLCVRYRRAARLFWGKLQSRIMARTEKPLFRIAYTLYTRTKLGYLYYKMQMRKAREHYPAGHSTCYPMEFSGIKIIPISVLSDNYSYLIIDTSSSVAAAVDPADPETVQAILKEEGVMLEAILCTHKHWDHSGGNKGLKRLHGSCRVYGNAADNIPGLTHPLSHKDSVVVGRMNFKALFTPGHTVGHMIYLLDGPAVGAPSSLFSGDLVFLSGCGRMFEGSSTTMLSSLDTVSSLSDDTLLWPGHEYAEDNLLFATKVEPHNASRENKYQLVAQQRGQKLCTSPSTIGEEKQYNPFLRSHSAELHQALGIQQFQDEDWTQFRARVLEELRKRKDVYNRRE from the exons ATGGCGTTTCCTGACTGGATGTTGTCGTTGGCAGCCACTGcatcttttttctgttttttctgtttgtgtgttCGTTACAGACGCGCTGCTCGACTGTTTTGGGGGAAATTACAGAGCAGGATAATGGCGCGAACGGAGAAGCCGTTGTTCCGGATAGC ATACACTCTCTACACCAGGACCAAACTTGGATATTTGTACTACAAGATGCAAATGAGAAAAGCCAGGGAACATTACCCAGCTGGACATTCCACATGCTATCCCATGGAGTTTAGTG GTATTAAAATAATTCCCATCTCGGTGCTGTCTGACAACTACAGCTACCTTATCATCGACACATCCTCCAGTGTGGCTGCAGCTGTCGACCCTGCTGACCCCGAAACAGTTCAG gcaatTCTAAAAGAGGAGGGAGTAATGTTAGAAGCTATTTTGTGCACACACAAGCACTG GGACCACAGTGGGGGCAATAAAGGGCTGAAAAGGCTCCACGGCTCATGTCGAGTGTACGGAAACGCTGCCGATAACATTCCTGGCCTCACACA TCCTCTCTCACACAAAGACTCGGTAGTCGTTGGTCGAATGAACTTTAAAGCCCTTTTCACTCCTGGACACACGGTGGGCCACATGATCTATCTGCTGGATGGCCCGGCGGTTGGTGCCCCCTCCAGCCTTTTCTCTGGTGACCTGGTGTTCCTCTCTGGATGTG GGAGAATGTTTGAAGGGAGCTCCACGACAATGCTTTCATCTCTGGACACAGTTAGCTCCTTAAGTGACGATACTCTATTATGGCCGG GTCATGAGTATGCAGAGGATAACCTGCTGTTCGCCACCAAGGTTGAGCCCCATAATGCTTCCAGAGAAAACAAATATCAGTTGGTAGCACAGCAGCGAGGCCAGAAACTCTGCACG AGTCCCTCCACTATCGGGGAAGAGAAGCAGTACAACCCGTTCTTGCGCAGCCACTCCGCAGAGCTCCATCAGGCTCTGGGGATCCAGCAGTTTCAGGATGAAGACTGGACCCAGTTCAGGGCGCGGGTTCTAGAGGAGTTACGGAAACGCAAAGATGTCTACAACAGGAGAGAGTAG